A single region of the Syntrophotaleaceae bacterium genome encodes:
- a CDS encoding TonB-dependent receptor: MKRGLFAACAVLALIAPPFGGGAVHAAEDGVYHLGEVVVSGEEKGVEDIGTTFKVTAEEIEKRGARTLDEAIEMLPGVEVRTGGDGAPRIDIRGFRTRHVKLLLNGTPFNSTNDGQFDPALISMENVAEIVVTTGGGSELYGSGGNAGVINIITKKGTLGAHGSLGFELGEVDASLLRATGSYGAEKYDVFLSASTYERDAFRLSNHFSEEAFEDGDERENSDRDRDNLFLNVGYQPDDATLLGLTFSYLNGERGKPPIIYDRRNDIFANNIRYEREDVAEEFNVQLAANHDFSGPVSIKGWAYFNTLNLEENTYDGADYDSQRRRNSGKTDSTTEISGVNLQLRYDLERLGAVTLGGMFENDDWEADGYVISVNNVTNDPDDRFDEDADFQLYSLSMEYQVSPFDNFGVVLGAGYHWQDRDEKDEEDYSYLIGLTYQLFEGTRLRANHSRKIRFPTISDLYDTNGGNPELSAETTLNYEAGIEQVLPGKTLLSLTGFYIDIEDFIERSDLTDLRENFEEYEFYGVEIGVENHYLDWLLVRATYSYLKTEDKGDSGRDELQNRPEHKVTLEATCFLPWGLTAYGSALYVDGNYYYNREQTAGGVVTLPENAVQAELPEYLVVDFKLNKSVAQNALDLYIGIDNVFDEDYEQSYGFPQPGRTFYGGATWKF; this comes from the coding sequence ATGAAGAGAGGATTGTTTGCGGCATGTGCCGTACTTGCGCTGATTGCGCCACCCTTTGGAGGAGGGGCAGTGCATGCGGCAGAAGACGGAGTCTATCATCTCGGCGAGGTGGTGGTGTCCGGTGAGGAAAAAGGGGTAGAGGATATTGGCACTACCTTCAAGGTGACCGCGGAAGAGATTGAGAAGCGCGGAGCCCGCACCTTGGACGAAGCGATCGAAATGCTCCCGGGCGTGGAGGTTCGGACCGGAGGAGACGGTGCTCCGCGCATCGATATCCGCGGCTTTCGGACTCGCCATGTCAAATTGCTGCTCAACGGGACGCCCTTCAACAGCACCAACGACGGGCAATTCGATCCGGCTTTGATTTCGATGGAAAATGTTGCCGAAATCGTTGTGACCACTGGCGGTGGATCCGAGCTCTACGGTTCCGGCGGAAATGCCGGTGTCATCAACATCATCACTAAAAAAGGAACGCTCGGGGCTCACGGCTCTCTGGGCTTTGAACTGGGAGAAGTCGATGCCAGTCTGCTCAGGGCGACAGGGTCCTATGGCGCGGAAAAGTACGATGTTTTCCTCAGCGCCAGCACCTACGAGCGCGATGCCTTTCGGTTGTCCAATCATTTCAGTGAAGAGGCCTTCGAGGATGGCGATGAGAGGGAAAACAGTGATCGCGATCGGGACAATCTGTTCCTCAATGTCGGCTATCAGCCGGATGACGCCACGCTGCTGGGTTTGACCTTCAGCTATCTCAATGGGGAACGGGGAAAGCCACCGATCATCTACGACCGACGCAATGACATCTTTGCCAACAACATACGATATGAGCGGGAGGATGTGGCCGAGGAGTTCAACGTCCAACTGGCGGCCAACCACGATTTTTCGGGCCCTGTAAGTATCAAGGGCTGGGCCTACTTCAATACTCTCAACCTGGAAGAGAACACTTATGACGGTGCTGATTATGACAGCCAGCGCCGCAGAAATTCCGGTAAAACCGATTCGACGACAGAAATTTCGGGTGTCAACCTCCAGCTTCGCTATGACCTTGAACGCTTAGGGGCGGTCACCCTTGGCGGCATGTTCGAAAATGACGACTGGGAAGCCGACGGGTATGTCATTTCCGTAAACAATGTGACGAATGACCCTGATGACCGGTTCGACGAAGACGCAGACTTCCAGCTTTATTCCTTAAGCATGGAGTACCAAGTCTCTCCTTTCGACAACTTCGGTGTCGTTCTCGGAGCCGGTTATCACTGGCAGGACCGTGACGAAAAAGATGAAGAGGATTACTCTTACCTGATCGGCTTGACTTATCAGTTGTTCGAGGGCACCCGCCTGAGGGCCAATCACTCCAGAAAAATTCGCTTTCCCACCATTAGCGACCTCTATGATACGAATGGCGGAAACCCTGAGTTGAGCGCCGAAACCACCTTGAACTATGAAGCCGGCATCGAGCAGGTTCTGCCGGGCAAAACGCTGCTATCTTTGACTGGTTTCTACATCGACATCGAAGATTTCATAGAGCGAAGCGACCTGACTGATCTGCGGGAGAACTTTGAAGAGTATGAGTTCTATGGAGTCGAGATCGGAGTGGAAAACCACTATTTGGATTGGCTCCTGGTTCGTGCCACCTACAGCTATCTGAAGACCGAGGACAAGGGCGACAGCGGGCGGGATGAACTGCAAAATCGGCCGGAGCACAAGGTAACCCTCGAGGCGACCTGCTTTCTGCCTTGGGGCCTGACGGCTTACGGCTCCGCCCTTTATGTTGATGGCAACTACTACTACAACAGGGAACAGACGGCAGGAGGTGTGGTAACCCTTCCAGAAAATGCCGTTCAAGCGGAACTGCCGGAATATCTTGTGGTCGACTTCAAGCTGAACAAATCGGTGGCCCAAAATGCCCTCGACCTCTATATCGGCATCGACAACGTGTTCGACGAGGACTACGAGCAGAGCTATGGATTTCCTCAGCCCGGCCGCACCTTCTATGGCGGCGCGACCTGGAAGTTCTGA
- a CDS encoding ABC transporter ATP-binding protein, with translation MDVLLKLRNFSFSYPETDKAVFRGVNLQIEAGRCYCLTGPTGSGKTTLAMAIKGLLGAGTVEGTLEFSALSSGEEPRVGIVLQDPEVQLLTTSVGAEVAFGLENLCVEPDEMAGSVMAALEAVGLDKPLHFPVSTLSMGQKYRLLIASLLVMEPHILILDEPGAQLDPEGLELLSKILLHLKEKGVALVLCEHRPDYLLPIVDHFWQLDGCGDFACGRWAGTEDNGSVSPPPSPSVPQKQELVRVENLHFRGVDGQPVWAGVSFSISRGERVAITGFNGTGKTTLLRCLAGFLEPEDGTIRILDGAPNPYRLRGRLGCLFQNPQKQIFENTVREEVAFPLKRFGLSSTATAERVAEALDACGISHLAELSPHKLSYGQKHLVALASVLAPRPELLLLDDPLAGVDGFYSRRVMELLVGWGRENNATLIWTSHEPKAWPGWTDKVLHLEGGHLAAA, from the coding sequence ATGGATGTCCTTTTAAAACTCAGAAATTTTTCCTTTTCCTATCCGGAGACCGACAAGGCTGTTTTTCGAGGAGTCAACCTGCAGATCGAAGCCGGGCGCTGCTACTGCCTGACCGGTCCGACCGGTTCGGGCAAGACCACGCTGGCCATGGCCATCAAGGGGCTGCTGGGAGCAGGGACTGTCGAGGGAACCCTGGAGTTTTCCGCTCTGTCATCCGGTGAGGAGCCTCGGGTCGGCATCGTGCTGCAGGACCCCGAAGTCCAGCTGTTGACCACCTCCGTCGGCGCCGAAGTGGCCTTCGGTCTGGAGAATCTCTGCGTCGAGCCGGATGAAATGGCCGGCTCGGTGATGGCCGCGCTCGAGGCCGTCGGACTCGACAAACCTCTCCACTTTCCCGTTTCCACGCTATCCATGGGCCAGAAATATCGGCTTCTGATTGCATCACTGCTGGTCATGGAACCTCACATCCTGATCCTGGACGAGCCGGGGGCCCAACTGGATCCCGAGGGATTGGAACTGCTGAGTAAAATCCTTCTGCATCTGAAAGAAAAGGGCGTGGCGCTGGTTCTTTGCGAACACCGTCCCGACTACCTGCTGCCGATCGTCGACCATTTCTGGCAGCTCGACGGCTGCGGAGACTTCGCTTGCGGGCGCTGGGCAGGAACGGAGGATAACGGTTCCGTCTCTCCACCGCCTTCCCCCTCGGTTCCCCAGAAACAGGAGCTGGTTCGGGTGGAGAACCTGCACTTCCGCGGAGTTGACGGCCAGCCGGTCTGGGCCGGGGTCTCCTTTTCCATCAGCCGGGGGGAACGGGTGGCAATCACCGGATTCAACGGCACCGGCAAAACCACTTTGCTGCGCTGCCTGGCCGGGTTTCTGGAGCCCGAAGACGGGACCATCAGGATACTGGACGGCGCCCCCAACCCCTACCGCTTGCGAGGCCGGCTCGGTTGCCTGTTTCAGAATCCACAGAAACAGATTTTTGAAAATACCGTTCGGGAAGAGGTGGCTTTCCCCTTGAAGCGATTCGGCCTGTCGAGCACTGCTACTGCGGAACGGGTTGCCGAGGCCCTGGATGCCTGCGGTATTTCCCACCTGGCCGAACTCTCTCCCCATAAACTGAGTTATGGCCAGAAACACCTTGTGGCGCTCGCTTCGGTGCTGGCCCCCCGTCCGGAACTTCTGCTGCTCGACGATCCCCTGGCCGGGGTGGACGGGTTCTACAGCAGGAGGGTAATGGAGCTACTGGTAGGTTGGGGAAGGGAAAACAACGCCACATTGATCTGGACATCCCATGAACCGAAGGCCTGGCCGGGATGGACGGACAAGGTCCTTCACCTGGAGGGAGGGCATCTTGCCGCGGCGTGA
- a CDS encoding dethiobiotin synthase yields the protein MTRKIFIAATGQQCGKTTTSVALMHMARKKYRRVGFMKPVGPKPAQYGRRWVDLDAALMASIFDLQEDLPFMSPVVLQPDSTRKYLEGKIDGSTLQKSILQAAEELEKRCDFLIIEGAGHSGVGSVIGLNNARIAHMLQAPMMMVSGPGVGKVIDMVHLNLALCRQEEVDLRLLMINKLHPAKREQTMRYLETAFSSMPFKVAAGFDFSPILANPTLNHIAQMFKVPLKGDKKARTRIAHHVHLGAASTQRVSDLLQESTLLIVTSTRNELLVTLAALYNVPEYRPKIAGLVIPGLLPVSKVVQQILDRSNIPYMRAETFSSSEVFSTIVNDAAKINPEDKEKIGLLQSLAETDLNFEAIDALF from the coding sequence GTGACCAGAAAAATCTTTATTGCCGCCACCGGCCAGCAATGCGGTAAAACCACCACCAGCGTCGCCCTCATGCACATGGCCAGAAAGAAGTACCGCCGGGTCGGCTTCATGAAACCGGTGGGGCCGAAACCCGCTCAATACGGCCGCCGCTGGGTCGATCTGGATGCCGCCCTGATGGCCAGCATCTTCGACCTGCAGGAGGACCTGCCCTTCATGTCCCCCGTCGTGCTGCAGCCGGACTCCACCCGAAAATATCTGGAAGGAAAAATCGACGGATCGACACTGCAGAAGAGCATACTTCAGGCGGCCGAGGAACTGGAAAAGCGCTGCGACTTTCTGATTATCGAGGGGGCGGGCCACAGTGGGGTCGGCTCGGTGATCGGCCTCAACAACGCCCGGATTGCCCATATGCTTCAGGCGCCGATGATGATGGTCAGCGGCCCCGGCGTCGGCAAAGTGATCGACATGGTCCACCTGAATCTCGCTCTCTGCCGCCAGGAGGAGGTCGATCTGCGCCTGCTGATGATCAACAAGCTGCACCCCGCGAAGCGCGAGCAGACCATGCGCTACCTGGAGACGGCCTTTTCCTCCATGCCCTTCAAGGTTGCCGCCGGCTTCGATTTCTCCCCGATCCTCGCCAACCCGACCCTGAATCATATCGCGCAGATGTTCAAGGTCCCTCTCAAAGGGGACAAAAAGGCCCGGACGCGCATCGCCCACCACGTCCATTTGGGTGCCGCATCCACCCAGCGGGTCTCCGACCTGCTGCAGGAGTCGACGCTGCTGATCGTCACCAGCACCCGCAACGAACTTCTGGTGACCCTGGCCGCGCTCTATAACGTTCCCGAATATCGCCCCAAGATCGCCGGTCTGGTCATACCGGGTCTGCTGCCCGTATCGAAGGTCGTCCAGCAGATCCTCGACCGCAGCAACATCCCCTACATGCGGGCCGAGACCTTCAGCAGCTCGGAAGTCTTCTCGACCATCGTCAACGATGCGGCCAAGATCAATCCTGAGGACAAGGAAAAGATCGGCCTGCTGCAGTCTCTGGCCGAGACGGATCTCAATTTCGAAGCCATCGACGCTTTATTCTGA
- the larC gene encoding nickel pincer cofactor biosynthesis protein LarC, with amino-acid sequence MKTLYLDTFSGISGDMFLGLLLDLGVPLAEIERELRKLPVSGYRLGLQREKRQAVEGSKFIVECEEHHHHRTWVDIDRMLADSPLPQEAKDLARRIFRRIGEAEAKIHGTALEKVHFHEVGAIDSIVDVVGAAIGLNLLQAEKIVCSPLPMTRGTVRCAHGSFPLPAPATLEILKGLPVVSDPAEVELVTPTGAAIAAEIASFGPMPAMTVTAVGYGAGDRHLTDRPNLLRGILGEAVEAVPLEQDRIAVLESHIDDANPEWLGALMDNLLQAGALDVGYAPLQMKKNRPGTRLTVVAPPNLTPLLARMILRESSAAGVRWYETGRFKLSSRAATVNTTIGEAAVKLFYEGEALLRAVPEYESCRTLASGSGKPLPDVYRIVVQAAFDAFLAET; translated from the coding sequence ATGAAAACCCTCTACCTCGACACCTTTTCCGGCATCTCCGGCGATATGTTCCTCGGTTTGCTGCTCGACCTCGGCGTGCCCCTCGCCGAAATCGAACGGGAACTACGCAAACTGCCGGTCTCCGGATACCGCCTCGGACTGCAGCGGGAAAAACGCCAGGCCGTGGAGGGCTCGAAATTTATCGTGGAGTGCGAAGAGCACCACCATCATCGCACCTGGGTCGATATCGACCGGATGCTTGCCGACAGCCCTCTGCCTCAGGAAGCCAAGGACCTTGCCCGCCGCATCTTCCGGCGCATCGGCGAAGCCGAGGCGAAGATTCACGGCACGGCCCTTGAAAAGGTTCATTTCCACGAGGTCGGCGCCATCGACTCCATCGTCGACGTGGTCGGCGCCGCCATCGGCCTGAATCTGCTGCAGGCGGAAAAGATCGTCTGCTCCCCCCTGCCCATGACCCGCGGCACCGTCCGCTGCGCCCACGGCTCCTTCCCTCTTCCCGCCCCCGCGACCCTGGAGATCCTCAAGGGCCTGCCGGTGGTCTCCGACCCGGCGGAAGTGGAGCTGGTCACCCCCACCGGCGCCGCCATCGCCGCAGAGATCGCCTCCTTCGGTCCCATGCCGGCGATGACGGTCACCGCTGTCGGCTACGGCGCCGGAGATCGCCACCTGACCGACCGGCCCAACCTGCTGCGGGGCATCCTCGGCGAAGCGGTAGAAGCCGTTCCTCTGGAGCAGGACCGGATCGCGGTGCTCGAAAGCCACATCGACGACGCCAACCCGGAATGGCTCGGAGCTCTGATGGACAACCTGCTGCAGGCGGGCGCCCTGGATGTCGGCTACGCCCCGCTGCAGATGAAAAAGAACCGGCCGGGCACCCGTCTCACCGTCGTCGCCCCGCCAAACCTGACCCCACTGCTGGCCCGCATGATCCTGCGGGAGAGCAGCGCCGCCGGGGTGCGCTGGTACGAAACCGGCCGCTTCAAGCTGAGTAGCCGGGCTGCAACAGTGAATACAACCATCGGCGAGGCGGCGGTCAAGCTGTTCTACGAGGGTGAAGCCCTGCTCCGAGCGGTCCCGGAATACGAAAGCTGTCGTACACTGGCATCCGGCAGCGGCAAGCCGCTGCCGGATGTCTACCGCATCGTGGTACAGGCGGCATTCGACGCATTCTTGGCAGAGACCTGA
- the larB gene encoding nickel pincer cofactor biosynthesis protein LarB has protein sequence MNPTDLKKLLEDLSAGRLSVSEVIDRLAVLPFEDVGVAMIDHHRELRQGTPEVILGESKTIAQLRAIINGMLKRGSNVLATRLDAEKAETLLAVYPEGRYDAEARTLAVICNPPEIRGHGKILVICAGTSDLPVAREAAVVARFLGHEVEELADVGVAGLHRLLDKLDLIRQAAVIIVVAGMEGALPSVVGGLAAAPVIAVPTSVGYGVSFGGIAALLGMLNSCASGVTVVNIDNGFGAACAAARINQRKCFQ, from the coding sequence ATGAACCCCACCGACCTGAAAAAACTGCTCGAGGATCTGAGCGCCGGTCGTTTGTCGGTCTCCGAAGTCATCGACCGCCTGGCCGTCCTGCCCTTCGAGGATGTCGGTGTGGCCATGATCGACCACCATCGTGAGCTGCGCCAGGGAACGCCGGAAGTCATTCTTGGAGAGAGCAAAACGATCGCCCAGCTGAGAGCCATCATAAACGGCATGCTGAAGCGCGGGAGCAATGTGCTGGCAACCCGCCTGGATGCTGAAAAGGCCGAGACGCTGCTGGCCGTCTATCCGGAAGGGCGCTACGATGCCGAAGCCCGCACCCTGGCCGTAATCTGCAACCCGCCTGAAATTCGTGGACACGGCAAAATACTGGTGATCTGCGCCGGCACATCCGATCTGCCCGTGGCCCGGGAAGCGGCGGTGGTTGCCCGCTTTCTCGGTCATGAGGTCGAGGAACTGGCGGATGTCGGGGTTGCCGGTCTGCATCGGCTGCTGGACAAGCTCGACCTGATCCGCCAGGCGGCGGTGATCATCGTCGTGGCCGGCATGGAGGGGGCTCTACCCTCGGTCGTCGGCGGGCTGGCGGCAGCGCCGGTCATCGCCGTACCCACCTCCGTCGGCTACGGCGTCAGCTTCGGCGGCATCGCCGCCCTGCTCGGCATGCTCAATTCCTGCGCCAGCGGGGTCACGGTGGTCAATATCGACAACGGCTTCGGCGCCGCCTGCGCCGCCGCCCGCATCAATCAACGGAAATGCTTTCAATAG